A window of Ictalurus furcatus strain D&B chromosome 18, Billie_1.0, whole genome shotgun sequence contains these coding sequences:
- the htr1ab gene encoding 5-hydroxytryptamine (serotonin) receptor 1A b — MNRDMDETENASSLFQNDSNLEDQNDKVSLTAKVPLSYQIPTSMLIGALILCSVFGNACVVAAIALERSLQNVANYLIGSLAVTDLMVSVLVLPMACLYQVLDKWTLGQVACDIFISLDVLCCTSSILHLCAIALDRYWAITEPIDYMKKRTLKRAAVLIGATWLVGFLISVPPMLIMKSQPKSKAEGMANPEACAISHDPWYTIYSTFCAFYIPLILMLVLYGRIFKAARFRIRKTVRRTEKKKVTCLTVSPALFKRSNGEPGKSWRSSVEPKPASCVNGAVKHTDDGESVEILEVHGNSKHELPLPNTPSSAQLFENRHEKNTEAKRKLALARERKTVKTLGIIMGTFILCWLPFFIKALVMPFCPSCEMPVWLQDVINWLGYSNSLLNPIIYAYFNKDFQSAFKKIIKCHFCRK; from the coding sequence ATGAACCGCGACATGGACGAAACAGAGAACGCGTCTTCGTTGTTCCAAAACGACAGCAATCTAGAGGACCAGAATGACAAAGTGTCGCTGACAGCAAAGGTGCCGTTGAGTTATCAAATACCGACGTCTATGCTGATCGGCGCACTTATCCTGTGCTCGGTGTTTGGAAACGCGTGCGTCGTGGCAGCCATAGCTTTGGAGAGGTCACTCCAAAACGTGGCCAACTATCTAATCGGGTCTCTTGCCGTGACGGACCTTATGGTGTCGGTACTCGTCCTGCCTATGGCGTGCCTCTACCAAGTTTTGGACAAATGGACACTCGGACAGGTCGCATGCGACATCTTTATCTCGTTGGACGTTCTGTGTTGCACGTCTTCGATTTTGCATTTGTGCGCCATTGCGCTGGACCGGTACTGGGCGATCACCGAGCCTATAGACTATATGAAAAAGAGGACGCTGAAACGGGCGGCGGTTCTGATCGGCGCTACGTGGCTGGTGGGCTTCTTGATATCCGTTCCTCCCATGCTGATCATGAAATCGCAGCCCAAAAGCAAAGCAGAAGGCATGGCCAACCCCGAAGCGTGCGCCATCAGCCACGACCCGTGGTACACCATTTACTCAACATTCTGCGCCTTTTACATCCCGCTCATCCTCATGCTCGTGTTGTACGGGCGCATCTTCAAAGCGGCACGGTTTCGTATTCGCAAGACCGTACGCAggacagagaagaaaaaagtcaCGTGCTTGACTGTGTCCCCGGCGCTTTTTAAGCGCTCCAATGGAGAGCCGGGTAAAAGCTGGAGGAGCAGCGTGGAGCCCAAGCCGGCGTCGTGCGTCAACGGCGCAGTGAAGCACACGGACGACGGCGAGTCTGTGGAGATCTTGGAGGTTCACGGCAATTCAAAGCACGAGCTGCCTTTGCCTAACACACCGAGCTCGGCGCAGCTGTTCGAGAACCGACACGAGAAAAACACGGAGGCAAAGAGGAAACTGGCGCTGGCGCGGGAGCGCAAAACTGTCAAGACGCTGGGCATCATCATGGGCACGTTCATCCTGTGCTGGCTGCCTTTTTTCATCAAAGCCCTGGTGATGCCCTTCTGCCCGTCGTGCGAGATGCCCGTGTGGCTTCAAGACGTGATCAACTGGCTCGGCTACTCCAACTCCCTGCTCAACCCCATCATCTACGCATACTTCAACAAGGACTTCCAGAGCGCCTtcaaaaaaatcatcaaatgtCACTTTTGTCGAAAATAA